atggggtattgtgtgtagattgacgaggggaaaaaaacaatttaatcacttttagaataaggctgtaacgtaacaaaatgtggaaaaagtcaaggggtctgaatactttcccgaatacaCTGTATTATTGGATCAGTGGAGCAAAGCAGAATATCAAAAGAGATGAGCACAGAATCAAAAGCACTGTAACTAAGCAGCTAACTTACTATTGTCTACTAAACAAAATCTTGTGGCTTTGGACCTGACCAGACAGCTTGTATTCAATTGTATGCTGTACAATGTACATCAACCAATGCCATATATGAACCAATAGCAGGTATGTTACCAAAACATTGGGAGATGTACACAAGAATCTCTAAACtataacatacagtacaacaTCTTGCCTAATTGGGGTCAAATGCATTTAAGAATGCTGCCAGACCTTTTCATTGTACATACATTCATCTCTGTACTAAAGTTGTGTTTCTCTAACAAAAAAAGCCTTCAGAACTGTAAAGTATTACCAATAGTGGCCATTTTGTAAGATGGCCGTCACAGCCCCAGGGGCCAAATCTGTAGTGGCTCCATATCTAAGCCTGATCTTAAATTTGGAGCCTCTCTCTTAAAATAGTCATTGTAAAATATTGGTACTGCTAGGTAGTCATTTTCAAAGATGGATGCCACAGCCCCCAGGGACCAAATCTGTGGTGGCTCCGCATCAAAATATTTTCAGGCTACATAAATCTACTCTGCCAAATGCATTTCTCAAAATAGTCCTTCTGAACTGTAAAATAGTTAGTCGGCAGCCATGTTGTGAGATGGCCAAAATCTGGGGTGGCTCCACATCTAAATCTTTTCAGCTCTGACTAATTTGGTGCCTTTACCACAAAGCAATCCTCTATATAAATTGTATATTAGGCCATTTAGAAAAAATATTTTCAGGGTATACACATCTACAGCTGTACCAAATTGGTTGCTTTTATCACAAAATGAACGTAACATTTTGCAGCATAACCACTGTACTATTGACAGACTATGTAAACAAATAGCATCTGACCGAATTATGCAAGATTTTGGTTCTGGGTTAACAGAGATTACAATTAACTACAAAATGAGTGTTATATTTGTACATTACATTATCAATGGTAAGTGCAGTGTATTTCTTCTGGGTGGCATAAAGGACATGTTATAGTCTGTATTTAAGCAAGCATTACACACCCTATTACAAATGAGAAAATGTGATTTTACTGAATGTACACATCGTCATATTGTTTAACTACCTAATCTACATACTTAAAAATCCTGAAAGAATTCATGCCAGTCCCCTCTGCAATTAAACATACATGACACCCCCCCCTTTATAAAAAGTTTATTTGTTAGTGCTGTGTGTATTGAATGCTACATACAGATATTTTAGCATGaatgtacacatactgtacattgtcACAATTATTTTTTCACATAACAATTTGAAAAAAGCTATGTGGGAATAAGTGCCATCTGAAGCACTAATACCTAGGACAGATTACAGGAACTAACACAGCAGGCATGCACAGAACAGAGAAAGCAGGGTCAATAGGTAGGGGCTAACCGTTATGCACTACACCAGATCAAAAGTCATGTCAATCACAGTCCTAATGACCCTTCCATCAGTCAAACATCTCCCCCCATTACATCCTAAAAGGCCCTGTTACCTCCTCCCAAGAATGGAAATATTCATATAGATtttaaaataatatttaaaaatgttttatataaaCTAAACATATACAGTACTTTTCAATTCAATTCGCAACTGCTTTTTGATGTTGTCTTAATGCCAGATGAAAGACGAACGACGACAGACAAATGACAAACTGTTAGCCCACCTCAGGTGACGATGGAGAAAACAAAAAACACAGCACAGTACAAGAAACAGAGCAACAACATTGaggcagtcagttctggagtaGAATGGGTTTCTAAATAACCCTGACCCCAGTTTAACAGTCTACTGAAACTGATTATAAAAAAGAACCTTCCTCAAAGTTAGCATTACCTTATCATAAAATAGTTTTCCAATACTGCACTCAAACCACAACCAAATACATCCCCTTGAAATACTTCCTTTGAAAAaagaccccctccccccctctccacacacacaaaatcacttTGAGCCACATTGATTTGCCCTCAAAGTTGACACAGATTTTTGCCTTATTAGTTGTCTTACCACTTACAGACTATAAAGAGGTTCAATCCATAACTTTTGCAATCAAACTTAAGCAGCCCATTTTGGTAAGGatgctataaaaaaaaaacaaggctATAAAATCCAGACGTTAAAATGATCTGCACAAATATACTGCAGATATGTTTGACATAACTGGGGTTAACAAAAACTATACAGACCTGACAAAATTCTACACCAGATGTATGTTTTATACAATTCACTTCACAGCCAGAATTCCATTTTCACAGACATGATTCAACAATCATTCATCCAAATAAACACAAAGGAGCACCAGGGGTCAGAATCCTTGTAGGGCTTAGAGACAGAATGTTCTCCTTGGAAACTTGCAACATACCACCACTATGATAACTATGACTTCAAAAGATGAAAAACATTTAAAGTCCTCATATGATAAAAAGTTGTAACATACAAAACAGCCAATGCAGTTTTAGAAACAAGACAGTTATGCAACTTCTGTAACCGAACTGGTAAACATACGCACATACATATTGTACTACATACACGCCGTAAGAGGAAGCTTGATCAGGTTTTAGACATTTTCAGCACAGATACTCTTCACTGATCTCTGTAGGAATATGAACTGTATATTAGtgtgaaatatatatttctaTATACCAGTGAGATGTCTTGATACTTCAGCTGGTTAATCTCCACACCTTTGGGATCTGCTGCAGTACAATGGTGTTTTGGTACAAACTATAGTTGCCACAATGATGGCCACATATACTTCCATATACAGTCACAAACTTTTGTAATATTTCACAATAGCACaaaaacaattttaaaaaaaGAAACCACCTCTAGTTGAAGTTGATTcatgtacataaaaaaaaatcataaaaataCTAAAGCAAAGAGTAGAGGTGTCTGATTTTATTGTATATGCgtcaggggttggaaccaaaattattttccaattgtTTCGTTCTgaagaacagaaccattattttttTCATTGCGTTGCACTGTTCCCACCAGCAAAATTAATGTTCTGAACCGGTTCAAACCCAAGAAAGTAATGATTTATATAATTCCTTTTTAAACCTTTACATTTAGCTcaacattaaattacttcaccaatctgtgaggatagagcagcttgctatggcaCTGGGCAAGCGATAGTTGTCTGACATCTACTGCATGTGTAAACAACTGTAGGGCGCGAGATGCGACTGAAATTTTGCAGGTGGGGAAAGatcgagagagggtggaggaggcttGAAGCCCTGGGCATCTTGTGATGACATGAATTATCTGAActaggcccacagaattatacctacggaggagcggcttatatgaaggaactttgaatgtctttgaacttgaAAAGAGATGGCTTAAAGTTGGACgagagctagctaacaagcttgtgtgtgcagagcggcatcagaattaaaataaaaacacatcttacctttttgtagttaataaatccaatgcgAGACGTGATAAGGATACTATAGTTAACCAGCATTGATAAagttaatccattcttctctaataatttattttttttaatttaaaaaaatcacacacacacaaagattttgagtgacagagtgagggcgtTGCATAGGCGCATTGTTGTGTTTGTGGGACTGTAAAAAAATACCTGGAACGTAAAATAACATTATTACccagttcccatgcttttaaaataacggttctgttccggaaaagtatagatcactttcgttcccGGTTCTGATCCTCGTTTTTTTTTGGTGATATTTctggttttctgttctgttccctgaaccggttccattTCCTGATATGCATACACTGCTACTACAGTGATTAGGTTGTGGAAAAGTAACCAATACACAATAATTTCAACCCTCCACCCACcaaacaattttttttatattaGAGTTGATACAGCGTCATTGATtccaaaatttaaaaaaaagcaaGAGGCCATCAGTAGACTGTAGCAGCTGCTGAAACTTAGCAATCATAAAAGTCTTCAGTATCCTGGGTAAGAGAATGGAACATTAATGCATGCAGGATCTCTGTAGATGCATTCTGGAGTGACAACCACTGTTGGCAAGAGAATAGTTCTGGGTCATGGTGCAACACACCAGTCAAGCAGGTCATCACAAGGGAAACTGGTCCACATCCCCTTTTTTCTTTTTAATCTACAAGGTAATTTATGTACAAATGCAAAGCTTTTCATAGACAGAAATGTAGGCTAATGTGGtgatttacatttattttgttccCCACTTGCAGGGAAGTTGATTCAAGAAGGTAAGGATAGATAGAGTAAATGACCTGGGCTAGAACATCCACCCTAGAGTTTGAAGTGAAAGACATATCCTTGTTggtttctcctcctctgtccagTAGCCCTAAAGCAGTGACACTTGGCAGTGActtctatttatttttttttttttaaacaattataAATTGTATGGGTTTCTTAGGGTGGGGAAGTGGACTAGTATCAGTTTTCAGATGGGAAGTGAGGGTATGGATTGTATATGCTGGGGGCAAATTAAGAGTAGGCAGGGACATTTGCTATGGACTGGATAAGAAGTGGCACAGAGTAACCTACCATCGGGTAAccctccctttagatttgtgcTGGACTGTGTGCTCCTGCAAGGCTCCCAGGTCTCCAAAGCATTTGAACTGGGTATCTCTGGAAAGCACCAGAGTGTGCACTCCAGAGATGCCCAGTTCAAGTGTGTTAAGCTGGGTGCTGCAAATTAATGGTAGACAGGGACGTTTGCTATGAACTTGTACAGAGCGGAGGGGCGTGACTATATGCAAGGTGGCACAGGGTAACCCCCTCCTTCAGCTGTGTGCTGGACTGTGTGCTCCTGCAAAGCTCCCAGGTCTCCAAAGCGCTCTCCACACCAAACACACTTGAACTGGGCATCTCTGGAATGCACACTCTGATGCTTGGCCAGGTGCTCCCGTTGCTTGAAGCCTTTATCACAGCTAGCACACTTGTAGGGCTTCTCCCCGGTGTGGACACGCTTGTGCCGATTCAGGTCAGATGAGTACTTGAAGCGCTTCTCGCATTCGGGACACTTGAGGGGCTTCTCTCGGGACGGGTCGCAGCGGTGCTGCACAAACTCTGAGGATGACAGGAAGCGGCGGTCACATAGGGAGCATTTTAGGGGCTTCTCTTGACAGTGCGAGTTCTGATGTCGCTGCAGTGTCGAACTCTTCTTGTATCCCTTGCCGCACACATCACATTTGTAAGGCTTGTCTGTCTCCCTAGATGAAGAGGACGACTCACCGCATTTGTGGCGCAGCAGCTCTCCTGACTGACTGAATTCCTTCTGGCAGGATGCGCACTTAAACAGGTTCTCCATGCCGTGGACGTGCTGGTGGTATAGCAGATGGGATGGCTGCAAGAAGCCTTTGTCACAAAGGTTGCATTTGAAGGGGCGGTCAGATGGGTttttgtgtgtgcgcctgtgGCGCACCAGGGCATACTGCTGTTTGAAACTCATCTGGCACTCCTCACAGTGGAAGGGACGCTCCTCAGAGTGAGTGCGCTCATGCTGCCGCAGGTCTGATGGACGCTTGAAGCCCTTTCCACAGGTTGCACAGCGGAAGGGGCGTGCCCCTTGTGGGTGGCATGGATGATGCAGCAGCTCAGAAGACTCCTTGAAGTGCAGTTCACACAGGTTGCACTTAAACAGGTGCTCTCCGGAATGGGCGTACATGTGGCGCACCAGGTGGGAGCGGTGCTTGAAGCTCTTGTCACACACAGCACATTTGTATGGGCGCTCAGAGCTGTGGGTGCGCTGGTGATGGGCCAGGTGAGAGGACTGGCTGAAGCTCTTGTCACATGTGTCACACTTGaagggcttctctccagtgtgcacACGCTCATGGCGGGCCAGCTCTGACAGGTGCCTGAAACCCTTCTGACAGACGGAACACTTGTAGGGCCTGTCACGGGCCGATGGAAATGTAATTGAGGAAGAGGATCCCACTGCCACACTCCCACTGGAAGAGGCTCCATCAGCAGACGGCTGCTGAGGGTTGGTGGCAGAGGAGGAGGGCGTGGTGTTCCCAGAGGAGCCCGGTCGGTAGGTCTTCTCACAGATGGAGCATTTCATGGGGTTGGTACTGTTGTGCGAGGTGTGGTGCTGTGCCAGCGAGGTGAGCAGGGAGAAGCCCatcttacacacaccacacacaaaggGCTTCTGCTCCACCTGCACACACTGGTGCTCCAGCAGATCAGTGGCCTGGTGGAAGATCTTCATGCACTGGGTGCATTGGAAGGAGCGGTCCTGGCTCACCATACACTGGTGCTCATGTGGGTTGGCTAGGTGGGAGATGTCGTGGCCGCATGCTCCACACTTGTGACCGCCCTCGCCCCCTACCTGCAGAGAAGGCTGCTGTACCTGGGTAGGGTGTTGCTGCTGCCCATGCTGCTGGCTGTGCTGCTGGCCATGCTGGTGCTGCGACTGCTGCAGAGCGGGGTCAGGCTGCAGGACGATACCATAGACGGCGCAGCCCAACGCATTCTCCGCCCCCGGTGGTATGGTGTGCACCACCGGAGGGGGAGCAACAGCATGCTGCTGCCACGCCTCACTCATCCTGGCTCTCGTGTAGGGATTCAGTTTTGTATCGTAGTGGGGGCTTTTATGAAGAAAAATCAAAGGTACATTGAttggtggatgggtgggtagggTGGAAAGTCAGTCTGAAATTTAGTCTGCCATTTCGGTGGAGAACATcactaaatataaaaatatatacatataaaaagGGCTTGTTTTTAGGATGCAATAGATTGGGTGTCTGAAAATTATATGCAGAGGAAGAACACCTGCTGCAAAGACATTTAAATTTAGAAAAAATTAAAACCACTGTCTCCATGCGTCTTCAGTCCTCTTCTGATGACTGCAGAAAAAGGGAACAATTATTATTAAACTATTCACTAGTACTGTGTGCGGTATGGCATCCTAGAAGAAGTGCAAGATCTCAGTTTCACAGAGACTTCCCCTGAGACAACAAAATAATTATCAGAGCACAAAAGGAtagactttaaaaaaatatatatatatatatatatttaactaggcaagtcagttaagaacaaattattttttacaatgacggcctaggaacagtgggttaactgccttgttcaggggcataatgacagatttttaccttgtcagctcgggaattcgatctagcaacctttcaggttactagtccaacactcaaaccactagcctacctgcctccccagacTTCAGAGGAAGCAGGTCAGAAAACAACACTGCTACTATTATATCCATCCATCAGATTAAAAGCAGCTGTGGAGGGCTACTTCATTCCTGCTTACTTGTCTAATGATCCATCATCACAAACACACTACAAGATAGCCATATCCAAACAATCAAAATCAAAAGACATGCCCTTATTTTCAACCTGGtatcatagactagacataacatagtaaaatgTAAATCCGGCACACACAAATTACTATGATATGTtaggtttggtatggttacataagatagGTTACTTCAGGCAAAAACTAAAAGGAGGATGATTGGTCTGGGAGGATGGGTGGGCATATAAAACGCAAACGTCTGGCAACCCAAAGGCGGCATGTTCGAATCTCATCTCGGACAACTTTACTTagtacccagctagcacagtggatctgggcaGATTCCAGCTGAGAGTCGGGGTACTCAGCTGAGAGTCTGGGCCGCCTTCGGCAGTATTACTTATGTCTAGGATGCGGGGATTGAGCTTGGGCCGATTCCGATGtaagttatctggcccaaatgtattacttggggcttgGGCCGATTCCGATGAGAGTtgtctggcccaaatgtattacttgagGCTCGGGCCAATTGGGGCTACTCCctggcagatgattacacagGCTGCTATATATAattaacatgtatttatttatttatttttcctcattgtttctgtgattaaaaaaatacaattaacattaaattcttaaagagtcctgtgtagtattttgatactttggtCAAGGCAATAgataagcattaaaaactttgtggcgcagcggtctaagaaactgcatcgcagtgcaaactgcatttctacagatcctggttcgagacCCTTCCCGGCCATGACCGTTAGACCCATGAgggggcgcacaattgtcccagcatcgTCCCGAGTTAGGGGAGGGATGGCCTTGTCCCGTTGCgctgtagcgactcctgtggcaggctagGAGTTTCCACTGAGACAAAATGGTTTttttttgtggatgggtataatttgtatgtataaaatgtataatagtaatatttaaaattaCTAAAAATCGGGTcattttgtatatatttatttaaatttgcatcggggagattctggtaagatgccggcAAAGTTGGCTGAATTCTGGTAGACGGAAATGGCCCAATGTACTTGGTccgattctgggcagtcattcattttgattccggACAGAGTCCTACACCGggccgattcaatcagttccAGCCCCACGGAAGAGGGCCCTTCTTGGCCaattcctcattgctagctgggtagctattttgcaactacttagcatgtttgttaacccttcacctaaccttaacccggcaaatagcctagtggttagagcattgccttaacaaggcagttaacccactgttccccagtatgCCAtctttgtgaataagaatttgttcttaactgacttgcctagttaaataaatgtaaaaaaataaaaacctaacccctagcctagctaaaattagccacctagctaacgtatCACACCTATTTACAAATTCGTAATACATtttacaaattgtaattcgtaacatatctgaattgtaatttgtaacatcatatttggacatccacaaattaatacataccatacgaacgTAACATATACTAAATGAAGGGAAACACGTTAAATGTACTATATTCCGTCTTCCACTGAGTCCAGGTTGTTATTTATATGTATTATAGGGAGGCAGACAGTATTTAAACTGGTGCGTCCGAGGACATCGGGCCATTTTTCAAAACATTCTATAGGGTGAGCACTAATGCCTAGTAATGCTCTTAACGTTACTCCTTGATGAATATGTAAATCATACTGGTTTGGGTTGATTTACGATCGGTGTTCCCCAAGATTACAGTATTGGTGACATGCATATTCAAATCATCCACAGCGTGCGCAATCAATAAGCAACCATTTGGTCGGTGTTTGCGCACGAATGTAAACCGAAGAAAAACAACTCGATTTACCTAGGTAGTTACCCCATTGCATTTTCCACACAAGAGAGAAAAGCATACGGCCCATCATTTGTTAACGGAGCCGGGCGGCAGTCGCTGTCTCATATAGCAGAAGCATAGTTGCATACGTCTGTAtggcgagctagctagctaacgttgcgtTTGCTTGTAATGTTGGGATTGGAAAATATTCAGCTATTGTATTAAACTGCTCTATAGACGCAGTAAATAAATGAGTAACATATTTGGGACAGTATTGCTGGTAACATACCTTTAACGTTTTGCGGCGAGTTTTTTGTAGCGTCTGACGATTTTGACAGAAAAAGTATTCGTAGGCCCAATAATACCTCCTTTCATATCCGCATTCAGCCTCGGTCAGTCGAATATCTGTCTGCTCTCTTGTCAAGCGGGTTTGGCACCAGGGCCGAAAAATGCAGAGCTTTTGTGTCGTTCTAAATGACCCCACTAAATGTGTAATATTCTATTTTGCCCAGAATGGTTAACTTTGTCAACGCCCTGTCAATATGTGATCGCTAGGCCATACTCCTCCCGCTTAAAAAggcgatttaaaaaaataaaataaaacgttagctagctaactgactAGCCTCAGAGATCCTGCCCAGGCACGGGAACATGAATAATCCAAGGTTTAATTGGCACGCTCACAACATACACCCGGAACCTGCAACGAATAGCTTTTATCTTTCTTCAGTGAATATCCATTTATAGCTATGCATTACAGTAATATTGTTGTTTATTTTCACAAATAATGTCATTGATTGTAAGTAAGGGAAAGCTATATAAATGTGTGGTGCCTTGCTATGTTTTGTAACCCACGAAGATGCTTATATGAAGAGGTTGTTTCAGATAATCACTTATGTTCTGATAATCACATTTAAATGAAAATATACCATACACGCAGCTACTTAAATTATACTACCATTATGTAAATTATGATTAAATATAGTCTACTGTGAAAATGTTTTCAGAACCAATTTGATCGGTTGTTTGTTTCAGGGGGACATAAATGACCACAACAACGGTTTGTTTTTATCGGAAGTATCTTGCAAGCCTGCGCAATCCGTTCATTGGTCAGTGCTTCTATAACTTCAATGTTCCCATTTCTTATTTTTATGTTACAAATCAAGAAAGTTTATTTATGAATTTGTATTTGAAAGCTTCGCATATTAAAATGTTAGTCAGTTACAGTAGCAGCTCTGAAGAGGAAATACAAAATGTACTATTAGAGGATGTAACAAAAAGGCTACGATGTTAACTCATTAAGGAAGAAGCACAAATCAGAGGAACACGCCACCAAAACAAGGTAGCATCCTTTCCCGAACATTGTTTAAACTATTCTTTGTTATCAATAAGATGTACTAGTTTGAGCGATTTCATAGTAGGCTGTCTCGTTGATTTATCTTGCATTTTCCTAAATTATTTCATGCATGTGTATCTGCAATCACAATCCCAGTTTAGCAAGTGTCTCTGTGCATAGGGAGGAAGATGACTCCAAGTCCAGACTGCCTCTTCCTGGCAGTTTGCTGGACATTTTTACAGAGGAAGATGATGACCCACAGACTGTGGACAGCATACAACATGGTGGACGGATTCGCTCTTTCAAAcacgagaggagaggggaaactgGGCCACTTATGTGTACTTTCCATGTAAATGTCTTATCTTCAGAGCTGCATACACTCGCATCACATGCACAATGGTTTTGTCTTGAAGAGTTGTTTGCTCTCTGTCTTAACATCCCACTACTTCTTCTTATGTTCCTCCATTAGACATCCCAGAGGAAGGGTTATTGGAGCTGCTTGATAAGATGACTAAAGTAGCAGGATCCCATGACATCTCCCTCACTCATACAGACGAGTTTCACCTCAGTCTAAGACAGTGGTTCTGAGGCATCACTGGATCCAGCCTTCCATACAGTCCCTCAGAACAGGCTTGGCACATGGCAGGAGATCTGCTATAGTACAAACAACATTTATGTTTTGTCCCTTTTGTTTGTGGAATTGGTGTTACTATTCTCTGTTATATTTTGGTTAGAGGATGCATGTCACCAGAGGTATGCTGGCAGGAAACAAATACTCTGCTAAATAGTCTGAATGAGGTAAAGTGATTGCAATCTTTTGTATAGGTTAATTTCTTTGGCTGAGAAACTGAAGGTCCACTCTAATGATGATAAAACCAGGTACAGTAGGATCTCTTATCAAAATGTGCCAAGCCTGttc
The Salmo salar chromosome ssa16, Ssal_v3.1, whole genome shotgun sequence DNA segment above includes these coding regions:
- the LOC106573640 gene encoding zinc finger protein 319 isoform X2, with product MSEAWQQHAVAPPPVVHTIPPGAENALGCAVYGIVLQPDPALQQSQHQHGQQHSQQHGQQQHPTQVQQPSLQVGGEGGHKCGACGHDISHLANPHEHQCMVSQDRSFQCTQCMKIFHQATDLLEHQCVQVEQKPFVCGVCKMGFSLLTSLAQHHTSHNSTNPMKCSICEKTYRPGSSGNTTPSSSATNPQQPSADGASSSGSVAVGSSSSITFPSARDRPYKCSVCQKGFRHLSELARHERVHTGEKPFKCDTCDKSFSQSSHLAHHQRTHSSERPYKCAVCDKSFKHRSHLVRHMYAHSGEHLFKCNLCELHFKESSELLHHPCHPQGARPFRCATCGKGFKRPSDLRQHERTHSEERPFHCEECQMSFKQQYALVRHRRTHKNPSDRPFKCNLCDKGFLQPSHLLYHQHVHGMENLFKCASCQKEFSQSGELLRHKCEFVQHRCDPSREKPLKCPECEKRFKYSSDLNRHKRVHTGEKPYKCASCDKGFKQREHLAKHQSVHSRDAQFKCVWCGERFGDLGALQEHTVQHTAEGGGYPVPPCI
- the LOC106573640 gene encoding zinc finger protein 319 isoform X1, giving the protein MSEAWQQHAVAPPPVVHTIPPGAENALGCAVYGIVLQPDPALQQSQHQHGQQHSQQHGQQQHPTQVQQPSLQVGGEGGHKCGACGHDISHLANPHEHQCMVSQDRSFQCTQCMKIFHQATDLLEHQCVQVEQKPFVCGVCKMGFSLLTSLAQHHTSHNSTNPMKCSICEKTYRPGSSGNTTPSSSATNPQQPSADGASSSGSVAVGSSSSITFPSARDRPYKCSVCQKGFRHLSELARHERVHTGEKPFKCDTCDKSFSQSSHLAHHQRTHSSERPYKCAVCDKSFKHRSHLVRHMYAHSGEHLFKCNLCELHFKESSELLHHPCHPQGARPFRCATCGKGFKRPSDLRQHERTHSEERPFHCEECQMSFKQQYALVRHRRTHKNPSDRPFKCNLCDKGFLQPSHLLYHQHVHGMENLFKCASCQKEFSQSGELLRHKCGESSSSSRETDKPYKCDVCGKGYKKSSTLQRHQNSHCQEKPLKCSLCDRRFLSSSEFVQHRCDPSREKPLKCPECEKRFKYSSDLNRHKRVHTGEKPYKCASCDKGFKQREHLAKHQSVHSRDAQFKCVWCGERFGDLGALQEHTVQHTAEGGGYPVPPCI